The nucleotide window GGTAAAACATCTGCACTCACCGCCGGCGCCAGAGAAATTGAGCAAAGCAGGGTAAACAGGAATAATATTTTCTTCATAACCACTCCGTGAACTGGGATCGCCCCTTCTGTGTCAGGGACTAATCTAATATGATGATCCTTCCGGGCACCAAACCCGATAACCATATCTCCTGACGGACAATGACTGCAATACCATGACCGCAAATACTTCTCCTATTATATTAGTCGATGGCTCCTCATACCTGTACCGGGCATTTTTCGCTTCCCAGCAAGCCGATATGCGCACCTCTGAGGGGGTGCCAACCGGTGCCGTGCGGCTGGTCACCAGTATGTTACGCAGCCTGATCAAACAATACCCGGAAAGTCCGGTTGCTGTGGTGTTTGATGCCAAGGGGAAAACGTTTCGCGATGAGATTTATGCGGAATATAAGTCCCATCGTCCGCCGATGCCGGATGATCTGCGTACCCAGATAGAGCCGATCCACAATATTGTCCGGGCGATGGGATTTCCACTGATCTCCGTTGAGGGCGTCGAGGCCGATGATGTGATCGGTACCCTGGCCCGGGAGGCGAGTGCTAAAGGGCTGGATACGATTATATCCACCGGCGATAAGGATATGGCGCAGCTGGTGGATAAGCATGTCACCCTGATCAACACCATGAATGATAGCCATATGGATATTGATGGGATCAATGAGAAATTTGGTATTCCGCCGGAGCTGATTATCGATTATCTGGCGCTGGTGGGGGATAAGGTCGATAACATCCCCGGTGTGCCGGGAGTGGGAGAGAAGACTGCGCTGGCGCTGTTGCAGGGGATCGGTGGTATCAGCGACCTGTATGATAATCTGGATAAAATTGCGGCGCTGGGCTTTCGTGGTTCAAAGACGATGGCGAAGAAGCTGGAGGAGAATCGCGAGGCTGCTGAACTGTCCTACCTGCTGGCAACGATTAAAACCGATCTTGAGCTCGACTGTGGCATAGAAGACATTCCGGTGCCGGTGGCCGATAACGATCAATTGCTGGAACTGTTCAAGCAAAGTGAGTTTCGTAGCTGGATCAGCGAGTTGGATGCGGCTGCCGCTGACGGTGCGAGAATGATAGAGAATGAATCTCAGCTGCCCGATGAGATTATCTATGAAACCATTCTTAATCAGGATGACTTTGATCGCTGGCTTAAGGTGCTTGAGGCTGCAGAGCTGTTTGCCTTCGATACGGAAACCGATAGTCTCAATTACATGGAGGCGAACCTGATCGGCCTGTCTTTTTCTGTCGAGGCGGGTAAGGCCGCTTATCTGCCGGTAGCCCATGACTATATGGGTGCGCCTGCCCAGTTGGATCGGAATGCGGTGCTGGCGCAGCTCAAGCCTTTACTGGAGAGTGAATCCCATAAAAAAGTGGGCCAGCATATTAAATACGATATGAACGTATTGGCCCGCTATGGGATTGAGTTGAAAGGTGTCGCGTTCGATACCATGCTGGAATCCTATGCGCTGAACTCTACGGCCTCACGACATAATATGGATGACCTGGCGGATTTTTATCTGGGGGTGAAAACCGTTAAGTTTGAAACGATCGCCGGCAAGGGTAAGAAGCAGCTGACCTTTAATCAGATCGAGATGGAGCAGGCGGCGCCTTATGCGGCAGAGGACGCAGATATAACCCTGCGTCTGCATCAGGTGCTCAGCGCCCGGCTGGAACAGGATCCGGTATTGCAGGGAGTCTTTTCTGATATCGAACTACCGCTGATTCAGGTGCTGGCCCGCATGGAACAACAGGGCGCTATGGTTGATGCAACGCAGCTGGCCATTCAAAGCCGGGAGCACGGGGAGCGGCTGGTTGAGCTGGAGAAGCAAGCCCATGAGTTGGCGGGAGGGCCTTTTAACCTGAGTTCACCCAAGCAGCTGCAGGAGATCCTGTTCGAGCAGCAGAAGCTGCCGGTGATTAAGAAAACCCCGAAAGGCGCACCCTCCACCGCAGAAGAGGTGCTTCAGGAACTGGCACTGGATTATCCGCTGCCGAAGGTGATTATCGAACACCGCAGCCTGAGCAAGCTGAAGAGCACCTATACCGATAAGTTGCCGCAGATGATCAATCCGGCCACCGGTCGGATACATACTTCATACCATCAGGCGGTGACGGCGACCGGGCGTCTCTCTTCATCGGACCCTAACCTGCAGAATATTCCGATTCGCTCCACTGAGGGGCGCCGTATCCGGCAGGCATTTGTCGCCCCTGAAGGGTATAAGCTGGTGGCGGCGGATTACTCACAGATCGAGCTGCGGATCATGGCGCACCTGTCGCAGGATAAAGGCTTGCTGAATGCTTTCGCCCATGGTGAGGATGTCCATAAAGCGACTGCAGCGGAGGTGTTTGGTGTGGAGCTGGAAAAAGTAACCGCGGATCAGCGCCGCAGTGCTAAAGCGATTAATTTTGGCCTGATCTACGGTATGTCAGCCTTTGGTCTGGCTAAGCAACTGGGCATCGGCCGGAATGAAGCGCAAACCTACATAAATCATTATTTCGATACCTATCCGGGTGTGCAGCGTTACATGGATGATATCCGTGCTCAGGCGGCGGAAAAGGGATATGTGGAAACGTTGTTTGGTCGACGGCTGTATCTGCCGGAAATAAAAGCCAGTAACGGTATGCGCCGTCAGGCCGCCGAACGCACCGCCATTAATGCGCCGATGCAGGGAACTGCTGCGGATATTATTAAGAAAGCGATGGTGAAGGTGGATAGCTGGTTACAGAGCAGCGATACGGGGGCCCGAATGATCATGCAGGTACACGATGAACTGATTCTGGAGGTGCCGGAAGCTCAGCTTGAGAAGGTGACTGATCAACTGGTGGAACTGATGCAGTCGGCTGCCACGCTGGATGTGCCGCTGCTGGTGGAAGCGGGTGTCGGGAATAACTGGGATGAGGCGCACTGATTCAGTCACCTCTGGTCGTTTGGCCGTGGCCGGTTGGCGAACTTTTCAGCGCTGAACTAATCTTATGGATGTGGGAGTCATACTTATACTCCTGCATCTGATACAGATGCAGCGACAAGCCCATGCCTGGGAGGCTCTCATGATAAATGAAGCATACGAAAACAAGTATGCCTTTAATGCTCTCGAAATCAAATGGTTCCCCCTTGATGATTCCGGGAGCTTTTTTTATGGCTCCGGTTTGACGACTATTCAGCGTCCTGCTGTGCTTCATCGTCCTCTAACAGCCAGCGGTTGAGATGTTCGCGTAACTGCTCGACTCCGGTTGTTTTCAGCGCGGAGAATGACTGAATCGTCAGCAGCGGATTGTTTTTTACATCCAGTAGCTGCTTCATTTTTAACAGTGCATTCTGTGCCGCGCCGCGATTCAGTTTATCGGCTTTAGTCAGCAGAATGTGCAAAGGCATTCCCGCCTCGTTGCACCACTGAATCATCATCTGATCAAACTCTTTCAGGGGGTGGCGAATATCCACCATCAAAACAACCCCGCGAAGACACTCACGGTTCTGCAGGTAATCATCCAGATGTTTCTGCCAGTGCTCCTTCATGGCGATAGGGACTTTGGCATAACCATAGCCTGGCAGATCAACGATGCGGACGCCTTCCACATTGGTATCGAAGAAATTAATCAGCTGAGTCCGGCCCGGTGTTTTACTGGTCCGGGCCAGCTTTGCGTTGGTCAGTGTGTTGATAGCACTGGACTTACCGGCATTGGAACGGCCTGCAAATGCAACCTCTGCTCCGGTGTCCTCGGGACACTGACTCAGCTTGCTTGCGCTGGTATTAAAACGCGTCAGATGGTACTGAATTTGGGGTAAAGACATATACTTTTTGCCTATCAGCCTGTAAATACAGACATTTATCGTTCCAGTTTGTATGGATATTAGGTTATAATTCCGCCGGAATTCTACCTGTGGCTGTAATATTACACCAGCCCGGGAGTTGGTTAGGTCGCCCTGTTTCAATCTGATTAGATTCAGATTGTGGCAGAAACCGTTAGCAATCTATAGCAAGAGTCTGGGTTAGTCGATGAATAAACTACTGATCGCCATACTGGCAAGCGTGAGTATCATAAGTGTTGCACATGCGGCGGGAGATGCTGCTGCAGGACAGGGTAAAACCGCAATCTGCGGTGCTTGTCACGGAGCTGATGGCAACAGTGCTGTCGGAAACTTCCCTAAACTGGCGGGCCAGAATGAAAGCTACCTGCTGAAGCAGTTGCAGGATATCAAAGCAGGCAGCCGTACGGTTGTTGAAATGACAGGCCTGCTGACCAACCTGAACGATGAGGATCTGGCTGATATTGCTGCTTATTACTCTTCCAAGTCCATACAGATTGGCGCAGCTAAAGCTGATCTGGTAGAAGCCGGTGAGAAAATCTATCGTGCCGGTATCGCATCTAAAGGTGTTGCGGCATGTACTGCCTGTCATGGTGCCCAGGGTCAGGGTATTGAGACCGCAGGTTACCCGCTGGTCGGTGGTCAGCATGCTCAGTACGTTGAGACTCAGCTGAAGAATTTCCGCACGGGT belongs to Amphritea atlantica and includes:
- a CDS encoding cytochrome c4, yielding MNKLLIAILASVSIISVAHAAGDAAAGQGKTAICGACHGADGNSAVGNFPKLAGQNESYLLKQLQDIKAGSRTVVEMTGLLTNLNDEDLADIAAYYSSKSIQIGAAKADLVEAGEKIYRAGIASKGVAACTACHGAQGQGIETAGYPLVGGQHAQYVETQLKNFRTGARNNDPQGMMTTIAAKLSDKEIQAVASYIQGLN
- a CDS encoding YihA family ribosome biogenesis GTP-binding protein translates to MSLPQIQYHLTRFNTSASKLSQCPEDTGAEVAFAGRSNAGKSSAINTLTNAKLARTSKTPGRTQLINFFDTNVEGVRIVDLPGYGYAKVPIAMKEHWQKHLDDYLQNRECLRGVVLMVDIRHPLKEFDQMMIQWCNEAGMPLHILLTKADKLNRGAAQNALLKMKQLLDVKNNPLLTIQSFSALKTTGVEQLREHLNRWLLEDDEAQQDAE
- the polA gene encoding DNA polymerase I, producing MTANTSPIILVDGSSYLYRAFFASQQADMRTSEGVPTGAVRLVTSMLRSLIKQYPESPVAVVFDAKGKTFRDEIYAEYKSHRPPMPDDLRTQIEPIHNIVRAMGFPLISVEGVEADDVIGTLAREASAKGLDTIISTGDKDMAQLVDKHVTLINTMNDSHMDIDGINEKFGIPPELIIDYLALVGDKVDNIPGVPGVGEKTALALLQGIGGISDLYDNLDKIAALGFRGSKTMAKKLEENREAAELSYLLATIKTDLELDCGIEDIPVPVADNDQLLELFKQSEFRSWISELDAAAADGARMIENESQLPDEIIYETILNQDDFDRWLKVLEAAELFAFDTETDSLNYMEANLIGLSFSVEAGKAAYLPVAHDYMGAPAQLDRNAVLAQLKPLLESESHKKVGQHIKYDMNVLARYGIELKGVAFDTMLESYALNSTASRHNMDDLADFYLGVKTVKFETIAGKGKKQLTFNQIEMEQAAPYAAEDADITLRLHQVLSARLEQDPVLQGVFSDIELPLIQVLARMEQQGAMVDATQLAIQSREHGERLVELEKQAHELAGGPFNLSSPKQLQEILFEQQKLPVIKKTPKGAPSTAEEVLQELALDYPLPKVIIEHRSLSKLKSTYTDKLPQMINPATGRIHTSYHQAVTATGRLSSSDPNLQNIPIRSTEGRRIRQAFVAPEGYKLVAADYSQIELRIMAHLSQDKGLLNAFAHGEDVHKATAAEVFGVELEKVTADQRRSAKAINFGLIYGMSAFGLAKQLGIGRNEAQTYINHYFDTYPGVQRYMDDIRAQAAEKGYVETLFGRRLYLPEIKASNGMRRQAAERTAINAPMQGTAADIIKKAMVKVDSWLQSSDTGARMIMQVHDELILEVPEAQLEKVTDQLVELMQSAATLDVPLLVEAGVGNNWDEAH